The Acidobacteriota bacterium genome segment AGTTCCTCGTCGGTGTAGAACCCCCGGATGCCGGCGCAGATCTGGCGTTGCTCGGCGCCGAGGTCGATGTGGAGCACCACCAGCTTGTCCGCCTTCGGGTGGGAGGCGCAGGCGAGCACCCGAGCCACGCGCAGGTCGATGGACGCCATGGGATCCTTCTGCACGATGTCCACCTGATCCACCTTCTGGATCAGGATGGCCGGCTCGCCGATCCGGTGCCCCTTCAGGTCGAAGGCCAGGTTCTCAAAGGTCTGGTGCGGCAGCGCCAGCTGGCGCTCCAGGTCGTTGGCCAGGCGCGGCACGATGGGCTTGAACAGCGTCCCCAGGATCCGCACCAGGTTCACGGTGAAGCTGGTCACAGCGTGGGCGCGGGCGCGGTCGGTCTTGAGCAGCGCCCACGGCGCCTGCTCCTGGAAGTAGCGGTTGCCGATGTCGCCGATCTCCAGGATCTCGCGCACCGCGGCGCGCAGCTCCACGTCCCGGTAGTGCCCGATCACCTTCGCCGCCTTCTCCAGGATCCTGGCCTCGAGCTCCGGCTCGGCGAAGTCGCCCGTGACCCCGTCGAAGTTCTTGGCCAGGAAGGTCAGCGACCGGTTGGCGAAGTTGGCGAAGTTGCCGATGAGCTCCGCGTTGACGCGGCGCTTGAAGTCCTCGAGGTCCAGGTCCACGTCGGCCATCTTCGCCTACAGGTTGGCCGCGTAGTAATAGCGCAGGTAGGCCGGGTTCAGCTTGTCGAGGTACTCGCGGGCGGTGATGAAGGTGCCGCGGCTCTTGCTCATCTTCTCGCCGTTGACGGTGAGGAAGCCGTGCACCAGGATGCTCTCGGGGAGGTTGAAGCCGGCGGCCATGAGCATGGCCGGCCAGAACAGGAAGTGGAAATAGATGATGTCCTTGCCGATGATGTGGCGGACGCGCCCTTCGGGCCGGCGCCAGAACGCCTCCCAGTCGCGCCCGGTGCGGGTGCAGTAGTTGCGGGTGGAGGCGATGTAGCCGATGGGGGCGTCGAGCCAGACGTAGTAGTACTTATCGGTCTCGCCCAGGATGGGGAAGCCGAAGTAGGGCGCGTCGCGGGAGAGGTCCCAGTCGCGGAGCCCCTCGTCGATCCAGGTGAGGATGTAGTTGCGGATCTCGTCCTGGATTTTGGCGTTGCCCGTCAGCCACGCCCGCAGGCGCTCGGCGTAGTTGGCCAGCTTGAAGAAGTAGTGGCCGGAGGTCTTCCGCCCCGGCGGCGTGCCGCACACCACGCAGAACGGGTCGGCCAGGTCGGTGGGGGCGTAGGTGGCGTTGCAGCGCTCGCAGTTGTCGCCGTACTGGTCCGCCGCGCCGCAGCGCGGGCAGCGGCCCTTGACGTAGCGGTCGGGGAGGAAGCGGCGGCATTTGTCGCAGTAGGTGAGCTCCACGTCCTTCGTGTAGATGTCGCCGTTGGCGCGGGCGGCGGAAAAGATGAGGTCGCTGAACTCCTTGTTCTCGGGCGAGTTGGTCGTGTAGAAATTGTCGAAGCGGATTTCGAAGTCGGCGAAGTCGCGGCGGTGCTCGTCGTAGTACCGGGCGATGAGCGCCTCGGGGGTGATGCCCTGACGGGCCGCGTTCACCTCGATGGGCGTGCCGTGGGTGTCGTCGGCGCAGCAGTAGATGGCGTCCTCGCCCATGAGCTTGAGGGCGCGGACGTAGATGTCCGTCTGGATGTACTCCACCAGGTGGCCCAGGTGGATGGGCCCGTTGGCGTACGGCAGGGCGCTGGTGACGACGATCGGGTGCTTCGGCTCCATGAGATGCTCCGGGTGACAGAATGACGGGCGATTCTACTGGAATCGGCGCGGGGTGTCAACGCGGGGAAGCGAACCCTCGCGCAGTAAACAGTGAGGGGATAGGAGACAGGAGTCTCGGGCCCGTCGTATTCGTAATCGTAATTCGTAATCGGGGATCGGGGATCGGGGTTCGGAGCTCGATGCTCGTTCCCGTAACGCGGACATCGGGAATCGGGAATCGGAAATCGGAAATCGGATATCGGACCTGGGACCTGGGACCTGGGTTCTGGGACTTGGATTCCGGGACCAGGGTTCCGGGACCTGAGTTCCGGGACCTGGGTTCCGGGACCTGAGCCCTTGGTTATGGATCCCAGTTCCCAGCTCCCAGCACTCAGCACCCCGGTCCTCCCCCATTCACCCATTCACCGATTCACCCATTCTCCATGCCCCGATCCGTGGCCGAATCCGCAGCCGGGCCCGGCGGATTCAGCGCGGCAGCGGTTCCACGATGAGGCCGCGCTCGGGGTGGCGCTGGTCGTAGCGGATCGCGACCCGACTTCGGCCGTTTGCGCCATACCGGGTGGTGACGAGGGCGAGCCGGCCGTCCCGAAGCACCGGCTGAAACTCATATTCGCATCCACCGTCGCCCCCCGTGTACATTGCCTCCCCCCGGGTGCCGCCGTTCGGTTCCATTTCCTCCGTCTCGATGGATTCGAAACACGATTCGTAGCGCACCGATTGCACGGTCAGCGCCTTCCCCTCGGGAGACAGGCAGAGCCAGATCAGGTCGCCCTCGGTGCCCGCTCCGCACATGGTGCTCCCCCCCGGCCAGCGGGAGCAACCGATCACCCAGAGCAGCACATACACGCAGCCGTCGCCGGCCGCCCGGTCCAGCAGCCCGTAGGTCCAGCCGCCCGCGGCGCCGATGCGCTCACCCAGGTCGGTCACGACGCCCTCGCCCGGCCCGGCGAGCAGTTGCTGTTCGAACAGCCACAGGCGCCAGTCCGGCTCGTCCACCAGCCGGGTGATGACCGGCGGCACGTAAGGGGCCGGCAGGAGCATCCGCTCGATGCCGTAGTTGCCGCTCTGGGGATCTTCCCCGCGGGTGACCCACTGGAGGGATCCTCCGGACAGGCGCAGGTAGCCGGGGACCAGCCGGGCCATTCGGGCCGCTTCGTCGGTCATGGGCAGGCGGACGGGCGTGCCGAACGCCAACTCCCAGAAAGTGGCCGGGTCGGCCCACCGACGGCTCGTGGAGGAAGACACCAGCTTCTCCTGAGCGGTGGCGGCGGGGTCGTCCACGTCCAGTGCGTCCACGAGATAGAGCAGGCCGCCGAGCTCCGGACCGCCGCGGCTGATGGCGCCGGCCAGCTTCACGCGGAGCCACACCGAGTAGCCCCCCGTCTCAGGGCGGAAGAGGTGGCGGACGGCGCCCGCCACAGGCTCCGGATCGGCGGCGCACGCACCGGGGTGGAGCCGGAGCTGGGTCAGGCCCAGGGGCCGCCTAAGGGCGCGCCGCGTGGCGCTCAGGCTGGCGGTGACTTTCCGGCTGAAGGAATCCTCGTCGCCGCCGGACTCCATGTCGGCATCCATGTCGTCCACCTCGGCCCGCAGGGCGTTGATTTCCTTCACCACGGCGGGATCCGCCAGCCAGACCTCCAGGTGGTCGGACACGAGCGCGGCGCCCTCGCCAAAGCACGGGCGATCGTCGCGCACCCGCGCCTGGAGGTAGAAGACGCCCTCGTGCACGGTCAGCCGGTAGCGGAGGGACAGATCGTCGGGACCGCGCCAGGGCGTGCGCTGCAGCCGGACGTGGGCGGCCGTGGTGTCCGTCCAGGCGGCCGCCCCCAGCGCCGACTCCACCTCGGCATCCAGGGCCGGCGCCTGGGCCATGGCGGCGGCGGTGGCGACGACGATCAACCCAATCGTTAGGATACGGACGACATAACGCATGGTCACCTCCGGAGATAATGTGGGCGGTCACGGGTCCCGCCGGCGTCCATCATGGCGGCCGCAGTTGAAAATAATATGAAGTCGCGGCGAAATCAAAGTGGAATAAATTCGGTGATTGGGTGGAGTGGTGAATGGGTGAATGGGATGGGTGGGGCCTGGGTGCTGGGTGCTGGGACCTGGGATCCACAACCTAGTGCCCAGGGCCCAGAACCCAGGTCCCGGAACTCAGGTCGCAGAACCCTGGTCCCAGAATTCAGGTCCCAGAACCCAGGTCCCAGGTCCGATATCCGATTTCCGATGTCCGCGTTACGGGAACGAGCCTCGAGCCTCGAGCTTCGATTACGATTACGAGCACGATGTCCGAAGTTCGATTTCCGATGTCCGTCATCCTCACGCGCGCATTGAACCAAAGGCGGAGTTGGTGCATCATGTTAAAGGGATATTCCGGTTTTCGGGAGGCCATCATGGCACGCTGCATCGTTCGCAACGGCTGGCTCGTCTGGATCGTCGCGGCCATGGCCGCCTGGATTTACGCGGGACCGCAGGAGACCGCGGCGCCCGCCGCCCCGACCGCCGCGCCGGACACCGAGACCACGTTCCGCCTCACCTGCGCCGGGATGGGCTTCCAGAACGGCTACCTCGACGGTTTCGAGAACGGCGTCAACGACAAGCGCTACAACCGCTACAGCGACTTCAAGACCCACCCGCTCTACGAGAAGGCCACCCGCGGCTACAACGAGAAGTGGATGTACGAGGTGATCTACCAGATGGCCTTCCGCAACGGCTTCGGCCGCGGCTACGAGGACGGCTATGCCGGGCGCCCCAACATCGTGGTCGAGCGGTTCACCCAGCTCGAGGAGGCTCTCCAGCAGGCCGGCACGTCCGGCACCGCCGGCCCGCGCCGCGCCGCCACCGGCCCGGTGGGGCTGCCCGCCGGGACTTCGCTGCTCCTCCAGCTCAACGACTACCTGACCACGCGGATGAACCAGCGCGGCGATCCCTTCACCGCGGTGGTCGCGCGGGATCTCTTCGTGGGGAACGTGCTGGCCATCCCCGAGGGCTCCATCATCGAGGGGACCGTGGGCGCGGTGAGCCGCCCCGGCCGCGTCTCCGGGCGCGGCGAGATGACCCTCAGGTTCGAGCGCCTGAAGCCGAAGTACGGCGCCGAGACGGTCATCTCCGCCACCCTGATCGGGGTGGGCGCCGACCAGGGGCAGATCGTGGACCGCGAAGGCAAGTACGAAGGCAAGGACAGCGCCGGCCGCGACGCCGCGGTCATCGCCGGCGGCGCCGGCGCCGGCACCGTCGTGGGCGTCATCGCCGGCGGCGGCAAGGGGGCGGCCCTCGGCGCCACCATCGGCGGCCTGATCGGCCTGGCCGGCGTCCTCACCACCCGCGGCGAGGACGTGGAACTGGTCAAGGGCACGCTGCTCGAAATCATGCTGGATCAGGATCTCCAGCTGGAACCCGCCACTCCGAAACAGCCCTAGCCGACCCTTCGGATCGGTCATCTGTCGGTGGCTGCCGGACCGGATGCGCGCGGCCGTCAAAAAACAGTACCGGTTTCACGCAATCGTGATACAATTTTTTCAGTATCACACGCCTTCCGACACGGCCGCGAATGAATCCCCTCGCCGACGGCACCTGTCGTCCGACGGGATGTCCGTGCCGGGACGCTGAACCGACCATCATGCGGTAAGGAGGGAGATATGGCGGACAAGAAGTACAAACGGATCATCGACGGCAAATTCGACGGCAAGACGACGTTCAAGGAAGTGGCCGGGATGACCGACGAGGAGTTCCATGGGCTCCTGCAACTCGGTCACCTGTACTACACCCAGGGACGCACCGAGTCGGCCCAGAAGGTGCTGGAGGGGCTGGCGGTCCTCGATCCCGACCACAAGCTGGTCCAGTCGGCCCTCGGTGCCCTCTACACCCGGACCGGCGACAACGAGGCGGCGCTCCGGGCGCTGAACAAGGCCGCCAAGCTCAATCCCAACGACATCACCATCTACGTCAACCGCGGCGAAGTCCATTTCCGCCTGGGCAAGGTCAAGGAAGCCGCCGATGACTTCAAGCAGGCCCTGGCCATGGACCCGGAACGCAAGAACCCGGCCGCCAACCGCGCCCGCCTCATCCTGGTGGGCCTGGCCGCCGTCGCCCAGAAACTCAAAGACAAGAAGTGAACCTCCCGCCGGCGGCCTCGCCGCCGAGGCTGCCGGTCGCCCCTTGATTACCGACCCGTCTTGTGAAAACATGGCCGTCTGAAATCACCCAGGAGGCGGCCATGACTCATCGCGAAGAGCACGACAGTCTGGGCGCCCGGCAGGTTCCCGCCGGAGCCTATTACGGCGTGCAGACCCTGCGCGCCGTCGAGAACTTCCCCATCACCGGCGTGGCCATCGGCCGGTTCCCCCTGCTCATCCGCGCCCTGGGCGCCATCAAGAAGGCGGCGGCCCAGGCAAACATGGACCTGAAGATCCTGCCGCCGGACCTCGGCGCGGCCATCGTCCAGGCCGCCGACGAGGTGATGGACGGCCGGTACAACGCCGATTTCGTCGTCGACGTCATCCAGGGCGGCGCCGGCACGTCTACGAACATGAACGCCAACGAGGTGATCGCCAACCGGGCGCTGGAGCTGCTGGGCCGGCCGCGGGGCGACTACGCCGCCTGCCACCCCAACAACCACGTGAACCTGTCGCAGTCCACGAACGACGTCTACCCCACCGCGCTCAAGCTCGCGGCGATCTGGAAGATCCGCCGCCTGCTCGACGCCATGGGCCAGCTGCAGGATGCCTTCGCCCTCAAGGGGGAGGAGTTCAAGGATGTGCTCAAGCTGGGACGGACCCAGCTCCAGGACGCCGTACCCATGACCCTGGGCCAGGAGTTTGCCGCCGTAGCCATCACCATCGGCGAGGACATGGAGCGGCTGCGCGAGGCGGCGCGGCTCATTCACGAGATGAACATGGGCGCCACCGCCATCGGCACCGGCGTCAACACCGTGCCCGGCTACACCGACCGCGTCCGGGCCCGCCTCATCGAGATCACCGGTCTGTCGCTCATCACGGCGCCCAATCTGATTGAGGCGACATCCGACGCCGGCGCGTACGTGCAGTTGTCCGGCGTGCTCAAGCGGATCGCCGTCAAGCTCTCCAAGGTCTGCAACGACCTGCGGCTGCTGTCATCGGGACCGCGCGGCGGCATTGGTGAAATCCTCCTGCCGGCCATGCAGCCCGGCTCCACGATCATGCCCGGCAAGGTCAACCCGGTCATCCCCGAGGTGGTGAACCAGGTCTGCTTCGAGGTGATCGGCCTGGATGTGGCCATCAGCATGGCGGCGCAGGGGGGACAGCTGGAGCTCAACGCCTTCGAGCCGCTCATCGGCTTCAATATTTTTCTGTCCATGGACATGCTGGAGCGGGCGGCCACGGTGCTGCGGGAGCGCTGCGTCACCGGGATCCGGGCCGACCGCGAGCGCTGCCGCGAGCTGCTGGAGCGCTCCACCGGCATCGTGACGGCGCTGGTGCCGGTCATCGGCTACGAGGCCGCCGCCCGGCTGGCCCACGAGTCGCTGGATACCGGCCGGCCGGTGCGGGAGCTGGCGCTGGCGCAGGGTCTCCTGGACGAGGCCGCGCTCAACGAGCTGCTGAATCCGGCGCTGATGACCCACCCGCGGGCCATCCCGGGGCGGTGACGCCGCCAGCGGGGTATTCCACCAGCGCCTTGATCGGCGAACGACGGGTTCGGCCGGATCAGGTCCGCCGGGCTACCCAGCGTCGGCGGACGATGACGGGCGCCGCCGGCGCCCGCTGGGCCAGCAGTTCGCGGAAGCGCGCCTCCCGCCCCTCGCCGCCGAAGGCGCGGCGCGGCAGGATATAGAGGAAATCGTCGCTCTGGCAAAGGATGTAAATGTCGGGCGTCTCGTAGATGCGCCGCAGATCGGCCCAGCCGGCCGTCTTCTCAAGCGCCGCCGCCCGCAGGGTGACGCCGTCGTCGCCCAGGAGCACCGTCCGCTGGTCGGCCAACTGCGGGTTGGCCCGCCAGGCCCGGGCAACGAGGCGGCTGGGCAGCCGCAGCACCACAATCCCCGCCAACAGTCCGGCCACCCCCAGGGCGTAACCCAGCAACTGACGCGGCGCCAGCGCGATGAACCAGACGGCCACCGCGCCGGTCAGCACGACAGTGAGCCCGCCGGAAATCAGCATCCACAGGAACAGGCCGCGCTTGAGCACGCGCAGCGCCTCGGCGAATTCCTCGAAGCGATAATAAAAACGCAAGCGCATCACCGGCTGGGTCACGGTCGTCACTCTCCCGGAAGACGTGCCGCCATGAATACCAGAAAACGGCCGCCGGATCAACGCCGGCGTCAGAGGCTCCGGTGCCGTCTCCTCTGCCGGTCGGTTGCGTGATTTCGATCACACCCCGCAAAATCGGTGCGACAAACTTGCAACTCCCAGGTTCCATTCTCGTATATTCACCTTC includes the following:
- a CDS encoding aspartate ammonia-lyase; this encodes MTHREEHDSLGARQVPAGAYYGVQTLRAVENFPITGVAIGRFPLLIRALGAIKKAAAQANMDLKILPPDLGAAIVQAADEVMDGRYNADFVVDVIQGGAGTSTNMNANEVIANRALELLGRPRGDYAACHPNNHVNLSQSTNDVYPTALKLAAIWKIRRLLDAMGQLQDAFALKGEEFKDVLKLGRTQLQDAVPMTLGQEFAAVAITIGEDMERLREAARLIHEMNMGATAIGTGVNTVPGYTDRVRARLIEITGLSLITAPNLIEATSDAGAYVQLSGVLKRIAVKLSKVCNDLRLLSSGPRGGIGEILLPAMQPGSTIMPGKVNPVIPEVVNQVCFEVIGLDVAISMAAQGGQLELNAFEPLIGFNIFLSMDMLERAATVLRERCVTGIRADRERCRELLERSTGIVTALVPVIGYEAAARLAHESLDTGRPVRELALAQGLLDEAALNELLNPALMTHPRAIPGR
- a CDS encoding YcxB family protein, with protein sequence MTQPVMRLRFYYRFEEFAEALRVLKRGLFLWMLISGGLTVVLTGAVAVWFIALAPRQLLGYALGVAGLLAGIVVLRLPSRLVARAWRANPQLADQRTVLLGDDGVTLRAAALEKTAGWADLRRIYETPDIYILCQSDDFLYILPRRAFGGEGREARFRELLAQRAPAAPVIVRRRWVARRT
- a CDS encoding tetratricopeptide repeat protein; amino-acid sequence: MADKKYKRIIDGKFDGKTTFKEVAGMTDEEFHGLLQLGHLYYTQGRTESAQKVLEGLAVLDPDHKLVQSALGALYTRTGDNEAALRALNKAAKLNPNDITIYVNRGEVHFRLGKVKEAADDFKQALAMDPERKNPAANRARLILVGLAAVAQKLKDKK
- a CDS encoding methionine--tRNA ligase: MEPKHPIVVTSALPYANGPIHLGHLVEYIQTDIYVRALKLMGEDAIYCCADDTHGTPIEVNAARQGITPEALIARYYDEHRRDFADFEIRFDNFYTTNSPENKEFSDLIFSAARANGDIYTKDVELTYCDKCRRFLPDRYVKGRCPRCGAADQYGDNCERCNATYAPTDLADPFCVVCGTPPGRKTSGHYFFKLANYAERLRAWLTGNAKIQDEIRNYILTWIDEGLRDWDLSRDAPYFGFPILGETDKYYYVWLDAPIGYIASTRNYCTRTGRDWEAFWRRPEGRVRHIIGKDIIYFHFLFWPAMLMAAGFNLPESILVHGFLTVNGEKMSKSRGTFITAREYLDKLNPAYLRYYYAANL